Sequence from the Zeugodacus cucurbitae isolate PBARC_wt_2022May chromosome 2, idZeuCucr1.2, whole genome shotgun sequence genome:
CCAGCTGCAATGAATGACATAGAAATGTATCACGCTCCTTCACAAATACATCGGAAAACTCTGGGAATTCGCCAGCCATCTCTTGCATCAACTTTTCGAGTAAATCCCGCTGTTTGCACTCCTCCACCTCTTCAATGCTTATGGTGTCGGTGGATGTGAGACGCCACACCAATTTCATGGTCTGCCATAGCGAGAGCGCGCGCAGTGCACGGTGTAGCGTGATGCGTATAGGTCGGTCGCCGAGATGTAGCATGCAACCGGGTATTTTGTGAATTTCTTCGAATGCACGGCGGAACTCGCCACCCGGCGCCATGCCCAAATCTTTGGCGATTTGTGCGCTCATTTGTAATAAGAGGATGAAGAAGATGCCGTTGATGTAGCCATGTGTTTGGATAATGCTGCGAatctgttttttaatttatatttaattattgttttctaaatatattttttaaatcaattcagAATTACCTTcgcgaaattgaaatttttagctTCCTCTAACAGCGTTTTCTCATCAAGTTTCAATATATGTACACGTGATGGACAGAGTTCAACCATCACCACATCTGGACGGACATTGCGTATAACctaatgtatattaaaatttcttggtTATTAACCCACTTTCAGCTTAGTACTTCTACTCACATAAGAGACATCATCCTGCGACTCCTCACTGAAATGAGCTGTGCCCACCAAATAAACTCTGCTACCGAATGGTGTGTCCAGCACTGTTACCGTCGACGGCAAATTCGCTTCAAACTCTTCTATTGtatcatatattttcatttcacgcTTGGTGACGGGTTGTATTTCGGTCGACACCTCCTCAACAATGTCATTTGTATCGCCACTAGCGGCTTTGGATTCAGCAGCGAATGCCTCAACCACATCTACATTTAATGTTTGTTTACTGGATTGTATCAGCGATTCAGCTTTTTTACGCCTATTCTCCGAGGCTGTTGCAATAGCAGTATCGTTAGTTTTTAAGGGAGaactctttttatttttctgctgTTCACTTTTATCATTAGTTAACGATTCTATTAGGAAAAATGAATTTTCAGCGTCTTGCTCTTTAATTGAATTATCACTAATTTCTATAATTGACAAATCCGGATTATCCGTTTTAAATATTGTCTTATTTGCTAGCTGGGATTTTGGATCAACTTCTTCTTGTGAAGCATTTGTCTCGGTGCTCTCAGACTGTATTAATAGCAGACTGGCGCTAATGTTTGTATTCAAGTCACGAGTAGCAGTAGAGCTGCCTGAACCGGTGGTTGTGTTAAATCGATGTGAATCGCTGCCGTTTAATGTTGCATCGGAGGATACGTTGAGATGTGAATTGTCATTGGCACTATCTGGAATAATTAACATaagatagtatatatgtataagtatgcttAGGCACtccaaaatgtattttaatcttatataatttatacattcGTACCTTAACTTACTTTTCAAAGTTACGAATTTTGATAAAACACTTTCTCGCATTTCATatatcataatttaattaattttaatgtaacGTATGCAGAATTTATAATACTCGGTTTGATCAAagaatttaaaacttaaaatctAATAGTTACCGTCAAAAGATGTATACGCGGTGAGATTCTCCAAGGCGCTGTCATATATGCTACTGCCACCCAGAGTTGTGTCATTGAGTTGTCCTTTGCTTTTATTTCGAGCACTTAATGGTGGTGATTGGGAGTCTGCTCGAGACAAATCACGATTGGAAGATGAAGATAAGTTCATGTTTTGGAAGAATTGGTTACGTAAACAAATTCGGTTTTCGGAGGATATCTATTTATAtagtttactatttttttttcgttttttatttagcAATGTTTGCAGTCTTATAACTATATTTTTGCCATCAATAACTGCAAAGGaagaaaatatcaattttaaaatGACGAAAGTAGAAAGtaaaacaatataattttattttgtttttctattttatgcGATATTGAATTTGATCACTGATTATATACACTACATTTACTTAAAGATCAATTTAGTTAGAGAACGATTATGAAAAtgctaaatttttcaaaatatcaacacCTTCGTTTTTTCACTACCTGATGacgaaattttttatgtatttacttacaATAATCTGGAACGATTTGGCTAGTGCATAAATCTTTGCAGTTTTGTGTACACgattaacaaaatataaattataatgcaaaatttttcaaaaaaccaaaaactaattgaaaatttctattatCGTCTTTGCGCTCGTTTCTGATGCTCTTGCTATTCCTTCAAATTGTTATTACGACGTTTGCGTTTCATCAACACGTACacaattttttgacatttgttgACTTTAGTTATGATTGCCAAGCTTAGAATTCCATCACATTAATGTGTGATacaattaagtatttttataaaattaagtaaattattatatattaattaatatcaaatatcagACATTCCATTATGCGTTTAACGAGTTCTTTGTTTACTATGAGCGGGTGGATTGTTGACATTATCGTTCtttcagcaaaattaaaaattctcaatttattatttttcttacaaaataaatataaacaaactaaTATTCATTGCGATATATATCTAACTAACTAGATCaaaagtgttttattttatataagaagACTGAAATACGcaaattttttagataattttagtTGCAATTAAAATCTATTGTGAATAGTGCTTTTGTGACAACA
This genomic interval carries:
- the LOC105215849 gene encoding traB domain-containing protein, whose protein sequence is MNLSSSSNRDLSRADSQSPPLSARNKSKGQLNDTTLGGSSIYDSALENLTAYTSFDDSANDNSHLNVSSDATLNGSDSHRFNTTTGSGSSTATRDLNTNISASLLLIQSESTETNASQEEVDPKSQLANKTIFKTDNPDLSIIEISDNSIKEQDAENSFFLIESLTNDKSEQQKNKKSSPLKTNDTAIATASENRRKKAESLIQSSKQTLNVDVVEAFAAESKAASGDTNDIVEEVSTEIQPVTKREMKIYDTIEEFEANLPSTVTVLDTPFGSRVYLVGTAHFSEESQDDVSYVIRNVRPDVVMVELCPSRVHILKLDEKTLLEEAKNFNFAKIRSIIQTHGYINGIFFILLLQMSAQIAKDLGMAPGGEFRRAFEEIHKIPGCMLHLGDRPIRITLHRALRALSLWQTMKLVWRLTSTDTISIEEVEECKQRDLLEKLMQEMAGEFPEFSDVFVKERDTFLCHSLQLAALPQAPIDGSGIPRPVRVVGVVGIGHANGIAEKWGRVDPQSIPAIMEIPPARLSTRIAWFSVKASIGSILLYHTYKILRPTIRRLF